TGCTCAAAAAGCGGGAAATAGTAACGAGCCAAGCCCAGCATGCGGCTCACTTGCTCGCGGCGTCTTTTACTGTAGAGATCGATAAAGGAGCGGACAACAGGATTGTAATCTAAATCCATGGGACTTAGAGCATCCAGTTCCTTGAGGCGCGCTTCATAGACCGAATCATGCCAATCCGGTAATTCTCCATCGGCCAAAAAGTTGGAGTCGAGGGTACTAAATTCTTCGGCGGTAGCCTGAAAGAAATTGAGGTATAGCAAGGAGTCGAGGCGGGCCGCCACGGGATGATCCTTAAGATCAATAGCCTCCAGATCTAAAAACTGAGGCTTTATGATGGTATCGGTATCCTTATGTTCGCCACCGGGTTGAGTGGGGCTGGCCGCCAATGGCAGAGTAGCCAATCCAAAACCCAGTGCAAGTAATTTAAGTTTCATGTTCAGCACAGAAATATCTAAGGGAAAAGGTAAGTGATTAAATGCCTTTCCCAGTAAGCATTTAACGAGGTTTTTAACCGCTAATTGTGAACTAATGTATCCACAAAACGCAGCAAATCGGCTTCTTGATATTTCGCAGCCGAAAATTGCATTCCAAGCGGTAATCCATTGCTATGAGTTGCCATCGGCAAGCTGATAGATGGAATGCCACTGATATTGGCGTGTACGGTAAAAATGTCTTCTAAATAAGCCTGCGTAGGATCATTTTGTTCTTGATCCAAGGCAAAGGCAGTGTGGGGTGTGGTAGGGGAGAAAAGTAGGTCGTAGTCCTTAAAAAGGGCTTCGGTTTTTTCTACCACCAGGCGGCGGGTTTTTTGCGCTTTGCCATAATAGGCATCGTAATAGCCGCTGCTAAGCACGAAAGTTCCTAGCAGGATACGGCGCTTAACCTCGGGGCCAAAACCTTCGGTGCGCGAAAGCTTATAGGTGCTCTCCAAATCATGGGCATTGGCACTGCGGTATCCGTAATGGATGCCATCATAGCGGGCCAAATTAGAGCTGGCTTCGGCAGTGGTAAGGATATAATATACCGGTACCATATAGTCGAGCAGAGGGAAATCTACCGCTTCCACGGTATGACCATCAGCCTTTAGCTTTTCGATAATAGCTTCAGAAGCTTTGCGTACTTCGGGATCGAGATGCGCAGATTCCATAGCATTGCGGAAATAAGCAATGCGCTTTTTGCCAGGCTCGGGGGCCGATTGTACCGACTCTACCTCACGTTTACTTACGGTATTGTCATAATTGTCTGCGCCGGCCATCACTTCGTAAAGGAGGGCAATATCTTCTACAGAGCGGGCAAAGGGACCAATTTGATCGAAGCTGGAGGCAAAGGCAATCAAACCATGGCGAGAAATTCGTCCATAGCTGGGCTTAAAACCATAAATGCCGGTAAAGCTGGCGGGTTGGCGAATAGATCCACCGGTATCACTTCCCAAGGAAGCTAAGCATAAGCCTGCCGCAACCGCAGACGCTGATCCACCGGAGCTTCCACCGGGAACCTTAGTAGTGTCGAGTGGGTTTTTAACCGGCCCATAAGCACTAAAGCGGTTAGAGGAACCCATGGCGAATTCATCGCAATTGAGTCGACCAATAATAATCGCATCCTCAGCTAAAAGTCTTTCGACTACCGTGGCGGAGAACAGAGATTGAAAACCTTCCAAAATTTTGGAAGCGGCCGAAACCTTATGGTCTTTGTAAACAATATTATCCTTGATTCCAATTACCATCCCTGCGAGTTTACCCGCAGTGCCGTGTTGCAATTTGGCGTCAATTACCGTGGCCCGGGCGCGAGCGTCGTGGGCATATACTTCTAAAAAGGCGTTCAGATCCTGATGCGCCTCAATTTTCTCCAGGTAATTTTCTACAAGCTGTACGCAGCTGATGGATTTTGATTCCAGGTCGGACTGGATTTCGGTCAGCTTCCGGTAATCTTTCAAGGTATTGACTTTAGGATTTTTTCTCTGGCGATTCTTCTTTATCGTCTTCTTTCACAGCATCTTTAAACTCCTTAATGCCGCCACCAAGGCCGCGCATTAATTCAGGAATTTTACGTCCGCCAAAAAGGAGCAGTACCAAGGCAACAATCAGAATAATTTGCCAGGGACCTACAAATCCTAAAAACAGGCTTGCCATCGTCATTGTATCATGAATTTAATGAGCCGCAAAGGTATAAATTAAACGGCCCATTGGGGCGGCTTTCCAAGATCAGTATTTCGCCCTCAAAGAATTAGGGGACGAGAGGCCTTAAACACAATAAAACCTGCGCATACCTCGTCAATATTGTATCTTGCCAAACCAGAATCTAGAACATGGAAGAGATCATCAAGCTTCGCCAGATCAAGCGTGACTTTCCCCTTGGAAGTCAGGTGGTGAAAGTGCTGAAAGGCATTGATCTGGATGTGCGTCGCAATGAATATGTGGCTTTAATGGGCCCCTCAGGATCCGGGAAATCGACCCTGATGAATTTATTGGGCTGCCTCGATACACCCAGCAGCGGCGAATACTGGCTAAACGGAAAGGATGTAAGCAAAATGACCGATAATGAGTTGGCGGAAGTGCGCAATTCAGAGATCGGTTTTGTTTTTCAAACCTTTAACCTTTTGCCACGTAGTACTGCGCTCGAGAATGTGGCTTTGCCTTTGGTTTATGCCGGAGCCAGTACCACCGATCGTCAGGCTCGAGCCGAAGAAGTTTTAAACTCCGTAGGTTTAAGTGATCGCATGGATCACCGTCCTAATCAGCTCAGTGGTGGGCAGCGTCAAAGGGTAGCCGTGGCCAGAGCCCTGGTAAATCATCCCTCCATTATATTGGCGGATGAGCCCACGGGTAACCTCGATTCCAAAACCTCAGTAGAAATTATGAAGCTCTTTAGCGATATCCACGCTCGAGGGAATACCGTAATTCTGGTAACGCATGAGGAGGACATTGCTCAGCACGCACATCGCATTATTCGTTTGCGCGATGGTATGATCGAATCCGACGAAAAGAACGAACATGGATCTTAATCTTAGTGGTAAGAAAGCCCTGATCTGCGGCAGCAGTGACGGTATCGGTAAAGCGGCAGCCGAAGAAATTGCCCGCATGGGAGCCAGTGTAACCTTATTGGCTCGCAACCCTGAAAAACTCGAAAAAGTAAAATCCCAACTCAGTACCGCCCATGGTCAGCAGCATCAAATTTTGGTGGCCGACTTTGATGATTTAGTAGGTCTCGAATCTGAGTTAAGCGCACATCTTCGCGCCGGGAACGATTACAATATTCTGGTTAATAATAGTGGTGGACCGCCCGCCGGACCTGCGCATAAAGCCGGTTTGGAAGAATATGTTACGGCCTTCCGTCGCCATTTATTAGCCAATCAATTAATTAGCCAGGCCCTTTTAGAGGGGATGCGTAAAAGCGGATATGGACGAATCATTAATGTGATTTCCACTTCTGTAAAAGCACCTTTACCTAATTTGGGAGTAAGCAATACCATTCGCGGAGCAGTGGCCAATTGGTCTAAAACTTTGAGCCGCGAATTAGGTCCGGATGGAATTACCGTAAACAATGTTTTACCCGGAGCTACAGAAACCCTGCGCTTAAGTTCCATTATCAGCAATAAAGCCCAAAAAACCGGAAAGAGTGAAGCAGAGGTTTCTGCCGAAATGACCTCCGAAATTCCATTAGCCCGTTTCGCTAAGCCCGAGGAAGTGGCCAATGCCATTGCCTTTTTAGCCTCCCCGGCGGCAGCTTATATCAGCGGAATTAATGTGCCGGTAGACGGTGGTCGTACGCCAAACTTATAAGGATGGAAAAATTACAGAACTATATTGGAGGCAAACTTTGTGCTCCGGTAAAAGGGGAATACCTCGATAATTATGAACCTGCCAGAGGCGAAGTTTATTCCTTAATTCCTCGCTCGGGGGCCGAAGATGTAACTGCGGCAGTAAAAGCGGCCGAAGCAGCATTTCCCGCTTGGTCGGCCTTAAGTAATGCTGAGCGCAGTAAGCACTTAATGGCACTAAGCAATCGCATTGCCGAGCGCCTCGATGAATTGGCCATGGCCGAAAGTCGGGATAATGGCAAGCCTTTTAAATTGGCTCAGTCGGTGGATATCCCCAGAGCACGCGACAATTTTGCCTTCTTTGCCACCGCTATTTTGCATCAGGAAGATGAGTTTCACAATATGGGGGGCAAGGGATTTAATTATACCCTGCGTCAGCCTTTAGGCTCTGTGGCCTGTATCTCTCCCTGGAATTTACCGCTCTATTTATTCAGTTGGAAAATTGCTCCGGCCTTAGCCAGTGGGAATTGTGTTATTGCCAAGCCATCGGAGGTAACTCCTTATACCGCCTATTTACTTTCGCAGATTTGCATCGAAGTAGGATTCCCGGCCGGGGTACTCAATATTGTGCATGGCTTAGGCGCTGAGGCCGGGCAGGCCATGGTAGAGAATGATACCATCAAGGCGATTTCCTTTACCGGCGGAACCGCAACCGGAGCGCGTATTGCCAGCATTGCGGCACCTAAATTCAAGAAGATGTCCTTAGAATTGGGGGGTAAAAACCCCAATATCATTTTTGATGATTGTGATTTTGAACGGGCTGTAAAAATCAGCACTCGAGCGGCCTTTGCCAATCAGGGGCAAATTTGCCTTTGTGGAAGTCGCATCTTCGTACAACGCGGAATTTACGATCGATTTAAGGAGGCTTTTGTTGAGCGTGTGAAAGGCTTAAAAGTTGGGGCTCCAGAAGAAGAAAGCTCTCGCATGGGAGCCGTGGTTTCCGAAGCGCATATGGAAAAGATATTGTCTTATATCCAATTAGCGCAGGAAGAAGGTGGCCAGATTTTGCATGGAGGAAAGCGGGTAGAAATGCCGGCGCCTTATGATAAGGGCTATTTCTTGGAACCTACAGTAATTGAAGGATTGAGCTTTGATTGCCGTACCAATCAGGAAGAAATCTTCGGACCCGTAGTAACCCTTACGCCTTTTGATACAGAAGAAGAGGTTTTGATGATGGCCAATAGCACCGAATATGGATTGGCCTGTACCATCTTCACACAGGACTTGAATCGTGCCCACCGCGTGGCTCG
The Croceimicrobium hydrocarbonivorans genome window above contains:
- the gatA gene encoding Asp-tRNA(Asn)/Glu-tRNA(Gln) amidotransferase subunit GatA, producing the protein MKDYRKLTEIQSDLESKSISCVQLVENYLEKIEAHQDLNAFLEVYAHDARARATVIDAKLQHGTAGKLAGMVIGIKDNIVYKDHKVSAASKILEGFQSLFSATVVERLLAEDAIIIGRLNCDEFAMGSSNRFSAYGPVKNPLDTTKVPGGSSGGSASAVAAGLCLASLGSDTGGSIRQPASFTGIYGFKPSYGRISRHGLIAFASSFDQIGPFARSVEDIALLYEVMAGADNYDNTVSKREVESVQSAPEPGKKRIAYFRNAMESAHLDPEVRKASEAIIEKLKADGHTVEAVDFPLLDYMVPVYYILTTAEASSNLARYDGIHYGYRSANAHDLESTYKLSRTEGFGPEVKRRILLGTFVLSSGYYDAYYGKAQKTRRLVVEKTEALFKDYDLLFSPTTPHTAFALDQEQNDPTQAYLEDIFTVHANISGIPSISLPMATHSNGLPLGMQFSAAKYQEADLLRFVDTLVHN
- a CDS encoding Sec-independent protein translocase subunit TatA/TatB — encoded protein: MASLFLGFVGPWQIILIVALVLLLFGGRKIPELMRGLGGGIKEFKDAVKEDDKEESPEKKS
- a CDS encoding ABC transporter ATP-binding protein; protein product: MEEIIKLRQIKRDFPLGSQVVKVLKGIDLDVRRNEYVALMGPSGSGKSTLMNLLGCLDTPSSGEYWLNGKDVSKMTDNELAEVRNSEIGFVFQTFNLLPRSTALENVALPLVYAGASTTDRQARAEEVLNSVGLSDRMDHRPNQLSGGQRQRVAVARALVNHPSIILADEPTGNLDSKTSVEIMKLFSDIHARGNTVILVTHEEDIAQHAHRIIRLRDGMIESDEKNEHGS
- a CDS encoding SDR family oxidoreductase, whose translation is MDLNLSGKKALICGSSDGIGKAAAEEIARMGASVTLLARNPEKLEKVKSQLSTAHGQQHQILVADFDDLVGLESELSAHLRAGNDYNILVNNSGGPPAGPAHKAGLEEYVTAFRRHLLANQLISQALLEGMRKSGYGRIINVISTSVKAPLPNLGVSNTIRGAVANWSKTLSRELGPDGITVNNVLPGATETLRLSSIISNKAQKTGKSEAEVSAEMTSEIPLARFAKPEEVANAIAFLASPAAAYISGINVPVDGGRTPNL
- a CDS encoding aldehyde dehydrogenase; the protein is MEKLQNYIGGKLCAPVKGEYLDNYEPARGEVYSLIPRSGAEDVTAAVKAAEAAFPAWSALSNAERSKHLMALSNRIAERLDELAMAESRDNGKPFKLAQSVDIPRARDNFAFFATAILHQEDEFHNMGGKGFNYTLRQPLGSVACISPWNLPLYLFSWKIAPALASGNCVIAKPSEVTPYTAYLLSQICIEVGFPAGVLNIVHGLGAEAGQAMVENDTIKAISFTGGTATGARIASIAAPKFKKMSLELGGKNPNIIFDDCDFERAVKISTRAAFANQGQICLCGSRIFVQRGIYDRFKEAFVERVKGLKVGAPEEESSRMGAVVSEAHMEKILSYIQLAQEEGGQILHGGKRVEMPAPYDKGYFLEPTVIEGLSFDCRTNQEEIFGPVVTLTPFDTEEEVLMMANSTEYGLACTIFTQDLNRAHRVARDIHSGIVWINDWLVRDLRTPFGGMKNSGVGREGGFEALKFFTEAKNVCFNY